In Arvicola amphibius chromosome 13, mArvAmp1.2, whole genome shotgun sequence, a genomic segment contains:
- the Ap3m1 gene encoding AP-3 complex subunit mu-1 isoform X2, producing the protein MIHSLFLINCSGDIFLEKHWKSVDYFGECSEAAIKDNVVIVYELLEEMLDNGFPLATESNILKELIKPPTILRSVVNSITGSSNVGDTLPTGQLSNIPWRRAGVKYTNNEAYFDVVEEIDAIIDKSGSTVFAEIQGVIDACIKLSGMPDLSLSFMNPRLLDDVSFHPCIRFKRWESERVLSFIPPDGNFRLISYRVSSQNLVAIPVYVKHSISFKENSSCGRFDVTIGPKQNMGKTIEGITVTVHMPKVVLNMNLTPTQGSYTFDPVTKVLVWDVGKIAPQKLPSLKGLVNLQSGAPKPEENPSLNIQFKIQQLAISGLKVNRLDMYGEKYKPFKGVKYVTKAGKFQVRT; encoded by the exons ATGATCCACAGTCTATTTCTCATCAACTGCTCTGGCGACATATTTCTAGAAAAACACTGGAAGAGCGTG GACTACTTTGGTGAGTGTTCAGAGGCTGCAATTAAGGATAATGTGGTCATAGTGTATGAGCTCTTGGAAGAAATGTTAGACAATGGATTCCCACTGGCTACTGAATCTAACATTTTGAAAGAACTAATTAAACCACCAACAATTCTACGTTCCGTCGTCAATTCTATCACAG GCAGTAGTAATGTTGGGGACACACTCCCCACCGGGCAGCTATCCAACATCCCATGGCGTCGAGCAGGAGTAAAGTACACAAACAATGAAGCCTAttttgatgtagttgaagaaaTAGATGCAATTATAGATAAATCAG GATCTACAGTCTTCGCAGAAATTCAAGGGGTCATTGATGCTTGCATTAAGCTCTCTGGAATGCCTGATCTCTCGCTCTCTTTCATG AATCCAAGACTTCTAGATGATGTCAGCTTCCACCCGTGCATCCGGTTCAAACGTTGGGAATCAGAAAGAGTTTTGTCATTTATTCCTCCGGATGGGAATTTCCGACTCATATCATACCGTGTCAGCTCACAGAA tCTAGTGGCAATACCAGTGTATGTGAAACACAGTATCAGTTTTAAGGAAAACAGCTCTTGTGGCAGATTTGATGTAACGATTGGACCAAAACAGAATATGGGAAAAACTATTGAAGGAATCACAGTGACTGTTCACATGCCAAAAGTTGTGCTGAACATGAACCTGACACCAACACAAGGCAGCTATACATTTGATCCAGTAACCAAG GTACTAGTATGGGATGTGGGGAAAATTGCTCCACAGAAGCTCCCAAGTCTTAAAGGACTGGTAAATTTGCAGTCAGGTGCTCCCAAGCCAGAAGAGAACCCCAGCCTCAACATACAGTTCAAGATCCAGCAGCTTGCTATTTCAG GCTTAAAAGTGAACCGCTTGGACATGTATGGGGAGAAATATAAGCCATTTAAAGGAGTCAAATATGTCACAAAAGCTGGGAAGTTTCAAGTGAGGACATGA
- the Ap3m1 gene encoding AP-3 complex subunit mu-1 isoform X1, with protein sequence MIHSLFLINCSGDIFLEKHWKSVVSQSVCDYFFEAQEKAADVENVPPVISTPHHYLISIYRDKLFFVSVIQTEVPPLFVIEFLHRVADTFQDYFGECSEAAIKDNVVIVYELLEEMLDNGFPLATESNILKELIKPPTILRSVVNSITGSSNVGDTLPTGQLSNIPWRRAGVKYTNNEAYFDVVEEIDAIIDKSGSTVFAEIQGVIDACIKLSGMPDLSLSFMNPRLLDDVSFHPCIRFKRWESERVLSFIPPDGNFRLISYRVSSQNLVAIPVYVKHSISFKENSSCGRFDVTIGPKQNMGKTIEGITVTVHMPKVVLNMNLTPTQGSYTFDPVTKVLVWDVGKIAPQKLPSLKGLVNLQSGAPKPEENPSLNIQFKIQQLAISGLKVNRLDMYGEKYKPFKGVKYVTKAGKFQVRT encoded by the exons ATGATCCACAGTCTATTTCTCATCAACTGCTCTGGCGACATATTTCTAGAAAAACACTGGAAGAGCGTGGTAAGCCAGTCTGTCTGTGACTATTTCTTTGAAGCTCAGGAGAAAGCTGCGGATGTTGAAAATGTCCCACCTGTCATTTCAACACCTCACCACTACCTCATTAGTATCTACCGGGATAAGCTCTTCTTTGTGTCTGTCATACAGACGGAAGTGCCACCTCTCTTTGTAATTGAGTTTCTGCATCGAGTTGCTGACACTTTTCAG GACTACTTTGGTGAGTGTTCAGAGGCTGCAATTAAGGATAATGTGGTCATAGTGTATGAGCTCTTGGAAGAAATGTTAGACAATGGATTCCCACTGGCTACTGAATCTAACATTTTGAAAGAACTAATTAAACCACCAACAATTCTACGTTCCGTCGTCAATTCTATCACAG GCAGTAGTAATGTTGGGGACACACTCCCCACCGGGCAGCTATCCAACATCCCATGGCGTCGAGCAGGAGTAAAGTACACAAACAATGAAGCCTAttttgatgtagttgaagaaaTAGATGCAATTATAGATAAATCAG GATCTACAGTCTTCGCAGAAATTCAAGGGGTCATTGATGCTTGCATTAAGCTCTCTGGAATGCCTGATCTCTCGCTCTCTTTCATG AATCCAAGACTTCTAGATGATGTCAGCTTCCACCCGTGCATCCGGTTCAAACGTTGGGAATCAGAAAGAGTTTTGTCATTTATTCCTCCGGATGGGAATTTCCGACTCATATCATACCGTGTCAGCTCACAGAA tCTAGTGGCAATACCAGTGTATGTGAAACACAGTATCAGTTTTAAGGAAAACAGCTCTTGTGGCAGATTTGATGTAACGATTGGACCAAAACAGAATATGGGAAAAACTATTGAAGGAATCACAGTGACTGTTCACATGCCAAAAGTTGTGCTGAACATGAACCTGACACCAACACAAGGCAGCTATACATTTGATCCAGTAACCAAG GTACTAGTATGGGATGTGGGGAAAATTGCTCCACAGAAGCTCCCAAGTCTTAAAGGACTGGTAAATTTGCAGTCAGGTGCTCCCAAGCCAGAAGAGAACCCCAGCCTCAACATACAGTTCAAGATCCAGCAGCTTGCTATTTCAG GCTTAAAAGTGAACCGCTTGGACATGTATGGGGAGAAATATAAGCCATTTAAAGGAGTCAAATATGTCACAAAAGCTGGGAAGTTTCAAGTGAGGACATGA